Proteins from one Bactrocera neohumeralis isolate Rockhampton chromosome 3, APGP_CSIRO_Bneo_wtdbg2-racon-allhic-juicebox.fasta_v2, whole genome shotgun sequence genomic window:
- the LOC126753469 gene encoding antigen 5 like allergen Cul n 1-like: MINVLNIGFYFVAFTIWPCVSVNAYYYCDKQKELCGTKKHFMCNQDDVPRAGELLGLLPLTDKIKRMYVDRHNEYRNKLAGGEQTFKGGEKFPKAARMREIIWDSELAYIAGHHAKRCNMKHDACRSTERFPGSGQNLHIMGTSVKPKTVANVVVQAVDDWWSEYLLVDDGNKMVEEFPKGAADWHAIGHFSAIANERAAFVGCGLALCQNCSFGSYCIEVTCNYSKTNVAGTFMYKKGNSSASECDHYESVQSSKYPHLCENTGKIFND, translated from the exons ATGATAAATGTTCTAAACATTGGCTTTTATTTTGTCGCTTTTACGATATGGCCTTGCGTTTCCGTCAATGCTTATTATTATTGTGATAAGCAGAAGGAGTTATGTGGcactaaaaaacattttatgtgTAATCAGGATGATGTG CCTAGGGCAGGGGAACTCCTTGGACTTTTGCCATTGACAGACAAAATAAAGCGTATGTATGTCGATCGACACAATGAGTACCGTAACAAACTAGCAGGGGGTGAACAAACTTTCAAAGGAGGTGAAAAATTTCCTAAAGCCGCGCGCATGCGTGAAATAATTTGGGATAGCGAGTTAGCGTACATAGCTGGACATCATGCAAAACGCTGTAATATGAAGCATGACGCCTGTCGTTCTACTGAGCGATTTCCAGGCTCCGGTCAAAATCTCCATATAATGGGCACAAGTGTAAAGCCAAAAACGGTAGCAAATGTGGTAGTGCAGGCGGTGGATGATTGGTGGAGCGAATATTTATTGGTGGATGATGGAAATAAAATGGTAGAAGAATTTCCAAAAGG CGCTGCAGACTGGCATGCTATTGGCCACTTCTCTGCCATTGCAAACGAACGTGCAGCTTTCGTCGGTTGTGGTCTGGCGCTATGTCAAAACTGTTCGTTTGGATCTTATTGTATTGAGGTTACCTGTAACTACTCAAAAACTAATGTAGCAGGCACATTCATGTACAAGAAAGGCAATTCATCAGCCTCCGAGTGTGATCATTATGAAAGTGTCCAGAGTAGTAAATATCCTCATCTTTGTGAAAATACCGGGAAAATATTCAATGATTAG